The following proteins are encoded in a genomic region of Streptomyces lunaelactis:
- a CDS encoding DUF397 domain-containing protein gives MNTEHVQWFKSSYSDGEGGDCVEVATSPSTIHIRDSKVTEGPNLAVTPTTWATFVRSVRV, from the coding sequence ATGAACACCGAGCACGTCCAGTGGTTCAAGAGCAGCTACAGCGACGGTGAGGGCGGCGACTGCGTCGAGGTCGCCACCTCCCCCAGCACCATCCACATCCGGGACTCCAAAGTCACCGAAGGCCCCAACCTCGCCGTCACCCCCACCACCTGGGCGACGTTCGTCAGGTCCGTGCGTGTCTGA
- a CDS encoding APC family permease: MTQTEARPQAGDTVRGAPSGESGVREKGLGGNSVGLMGSAVIGISTVAPVYCLTSTLGSTAGEVGPQMPAVFLAGFLPMLLVAFAYRELNRVMPDCGTSFTWTVKAFGPRLGWMCGWGLVIATIIVLSNLAGVATSYFWLLAGEITGNASIAALDDNKAVHIVTCLALIAAATAVSYRGMTATKGVQYALVGLQLVVLALFVVMAFQKAGSGSFDTGVDFSWSWMNPFAVESFSAFTAGLSLAIFIYWGWDACLTANEETTGSAKTPGRAALIAMVVLVGSYLATGIAAQMAVGSGDKGLGLANPDTSDNVFAALAGPVMGPALGILLFIAVVASATASLQTTFIPVARTVLAMSAYEALPPSYAKVHPRFKTPGRATVMAGIATGVFYTVMTLVSEHVLVDTIYALGLMICFYYSITAFACAWYFRRDLFRSARDFLFKGFCPVLGGVLLTAVFGKTLYDMWDPAYGSGSAVFGVGSVFVIGVGLLALGLVIMFITERRSPAFFRGEVLTKETPALVVADTV, encoded by the coding sequence ATGACTCAGACGGAAGCGCGGCCCCAGGCCGGAGACACGGTAAGGGGCGCCCCCTCGGGCGAGAGCGGCGTACGCGAGAAGGGCCTCGGCGGCAATTCCGTCGGCCTCATGGGCAGCGCCGTCATCGGCATCTCCACGGTTGCCCCCGTCTACTGTCTGACCTCCACCCTCGGCTCCACCGCCGGCGAGGTCGGTCCGCAGATGCCCGCGGTGTTCCTGGCCGGCTTCCTGCCGATGCTGCTGGTCGCCTTCGCCTACCGCGAGCTGAACCGCGTGATGCCGGACTGCGGCACCTCCTTCACCTGGACGGTCAAGGCCTTCGGCCCCCGCCTCGGCTGGATGTGCGGCTGGGGCCTGGTGATCGCGACGATCATCGTGCTCTCCAACCTCGCAGGCGTCGCCACCTCCTACTTCTGGCTACTGGCCGGCGAGATCACGGGCAACGCGTCGATCGCGGCCCTGGACGACAACAAGGCCGTCCACATCGTCACCTGCCTCGCCCTCATCGCCGCCGCGACCGCCGTCAGCTACCGCGGCATGACCGCCACCAAGGGCGTGCAGTACGCGCTGGTCGGCCTCCAGCTCGTCGTCCTCGCCCTCTTCGTGGTGATGGCCTTCCAGAAGGCGGGCAGCGGCTCCTTCGACACGGGCGTCGACTTCTCCTGGTCCTGGATGAACCCGTTCGCCGTGGAGTCCTTCTCGGCCTTCACCGCCGGCCTCTCCCTGGCGATCTTCATTTACTGGGGCTGGGACGCCTGCCTCACCGCGAACGAGGAGACCACCGGCAGCGCCAAGACCCCCGGCCGCGCGGCCCTCATCGCGATGGTCGTCCTGGTCGGCTCGTACCTCGCCACCGGCATCGCCGCCCAGATGGCGGTCGGCTCCGGCGACAAGGGCCTGGGCCTCGCCAACCCGGACACCTCCGACAACGTCTTCGCGGCCCTCGCCGGCCCGGTGATGGGCCCGGCGCTGGGCATCCTGCTCTTCATCGCCGTCGTCGCCTCGGCCACGGCCAGCCTGCAGACCACGTTCATCCCGGTCGCCCGCACGGTCCTGGCGATGTCGGCGTACGAGGCCCTGCCGCCGTCGTACGCCAAGGTCCACCCGCGCTTCAAGACCCCGGGCCGCGCGACCGTCATGGCGGGCATCGCCACGGGCGTCTTCTACACGGTCATGACCCTGGTCAGCGAGCACGTCCTGGTCGACACGATCTACGCGCTCGGCCTCATGATCTGCTTCTACTACTCGATCACGGCGTTCGCCTGCGCCTGGTACTTCCGCCGCGACCTCTTCCGCTCCGCCCGCGACTTCCTCTTCAAGGGCTTCTGCCCGGTCCTCGGCGGCGTCCTGCTGACCGCGGTCTTCGGCAAGACCCTGTACGACATGTGGGACCCGGCGTACGGCAGCGGCTCGGCGGTCTTCGGAGTCGGCTCGGTCTTCGTGATCGGCGTCGGCCTGCTGGCCCTCGGCCTGGTGATCATGTTCATCACGGAGCGCCGCAGCCCGGCGTTCTTCCGGGGCGAGGTGCTGACGAAGGAGACCCCGGCGCTGGTGGTGGCGGATACTGTGTAG
- a CDS encoding aldehyde dehydrogenase family protein, translated as MSDPQRLFIGGEWVEPDRGHYEVVDPASEETVGLAPEASRDQVYQAAAAARDAFETWSRTKPEERAAILDAAADVIQREAEPYARLARAESGATTATARGMQVAVGAARFRRYAKGALEPVEQGLPPQINAAGPMGRAGVFGALAVRRPVGVVTCITSYNNPWANPAGKVAPALAMGNTVVVKPAPQDPLSVYRMAEALAEAGVPPGVVNVVTGSAPAVGEAAVDSPDVDMVSFTGSTAVGQRIAEACGRGMKRQLMELGGKGAALVFDDADVDSAVTGIGTTFSFYSGQICTAPTRVIAQRGIYDLLVEKLTGYLGYLKVGDPAEAGTVVGPVISAAHRDRVESYIELGRKEGARLVAGGERPAREKGFYVAPTLFADCTNDMRVVREEIFGPVVVVVPFDDEDEGIALANDSDYGLIDYVWSGDVARAFRVAGELRAGGVGVNTIGRNMEAPFGGFKKSGVGRDVGSYALHAYSELQSIVWPG; from the coding sequence GTGAGCGATCCGCAGCGGCTGTTCATCGGCGGGGAGTGGGTCGAACCGGACCGCGGCCACTACGAGGTCGTCGACCCGGCGAGCGAGGAGACCGTCGGCCTGGCGCCCGAGGCGAGCCGCGACCAGGTGTATCAGGCCGCCGCCGCCGCTCGGGACGCCTTCGAGACCTGGTCCCGTACGAAGCCGGAGGAGCGCGCCGCGATCCTCGACGCGGCCGCGGACGTGATCCAGCGGGAGGCCGAGCCGTATGCCCGGCTCGCCCGCGCCGAGAGCGGGGCGACGACCGCGACAGCGCGCGGTATGCAGGTCGCGGTGGGCGCGGCCCGCTTCCGGCGGTACGCGAAAGGTGCGCTGGAGCCGGTCGAGCAGGGGCTGCCCCCGCAGATCAACGCCGCGGGCCCGATGGGCAGGGCGGGCGTGTTCGGGGCGCTCGCGGTACGCCGTCCGGTCGGCGTCGTCACCTGCATCACCTCGTACAACAACCCCTGGGCCAACCCGGCGGGAAAGGTCGCGCCCGCGCTCGCGATGGGCAACACGGTCGTCGTGAAGCCCGCCCCGCAGGACCCGCTCTCCGTCTACCGGATGGCCGAGGCGCTGGCGGAGGCGGGTGTGCCGCCGGGCGTCGTGAATGTGGTGACCGGCTCCGCACCGGCCGTCGGCGAGGCCGCCGTCGACTCCCCGGACGTCGACATGGTCAGCTTCACCGGTTCCACGGCGGTCGGGCAGCGCATCGCGGAGGCCTGCGGCCGCGGGATGAAGCGGCAGCTGATGGAGCTGGGCGGCAAGGGCGCGGCACTTGTCTTCGACGACGCGGACGTGGATTCCGCGGTGACGGGCATCGGCACGACGTTCTCCTTCTACAGCGGCCAGATCTGTACGGCGCCGACGCGGGTGATCGCCCAGCGCGGCATCTACGACCTGCTGGTCGAGAAGCTGACCGGTTATCTGGGGTATCTGAAGGTCGGCGACCCGGCGGAGGCGGGCACGGTGGTCGGCCCGGTGATCTCGGCGGCCCACCGTGACCGCGTCGAGTCGTACATCGAACTGGGGAGGAAGGAGGGCGCGCGCCTGGTCGCGGGCGGGGAGCGTCCTGCGCGGGAGAAGGGCTTCTATGTCGCGCCCACCCTCTTCGCCGACTGTACGAACGACATGCGCGTCGTCCGGGAGGAGATCTTCGGCCCGGTGGTCGTGGTCGTCCCCTTCGACGACGAGGACGAGGGCATCGCGCTGGCCAACGACAGCGACTACGGCCTGATCGACTACGTCTGGTCGGGCGACGTGGCGCGGGCGTTCCGGGTGGCGGGGGAGCTGCGGGCGGGCGGGGTCGGGGTGAACACCATCGGCCGCAATATGGAAGCGCCGTTCGGCGGGTTCAAGAAGAGCGGGGTGGGGCGGGACGTGGGCTCGTACGCGCTGCATGCGTACAGCGAGCTGCAGTCGATCGTCTGGCCCGGCTGA
- a CDS encoding Uma2 family endonuclease, whose product MTPRTTPRPSRPQMSVEEFEELARRSPEMVRLEFIQGKVQVKPVPDGVHGAIMMWLLEQCMQHLPDHRLYPEQVLRVETYRRGRARPDGALAPIDHFVPQGEWAAPSGVLMTVEVTSRDADTDQPDRVEKPDGYAPSGIPVYLLIDRDACSVTVHAEPEGGSYRSITTRPFGAVVELPDPVGITLETQKLKDYAD is encoded by the coding sequence ATGACCCCTAGGACCACCCCCCGGCCGTCCCGGCCCCAGATGTCGGTCGAGGAGTTCGAGGAACTCGCCCGCCGTTCGCCAGAGATGGTGCGGCTGGAGTTCATCCAGGGAAAGGTCCAGGTCAAGCCCGTGCCGGACGGTGTCCACGGAGCCATCATGATGTGGCTCCTTGAACAGTGCATGCAGCATCTCCCCGATCATCGTCTCTACCCTGAGCAAGTCCTGAGGGTCGAGACGTATCGCAGGGGGCGAGCCCGTCCGGACGGGGCTCTCGCACCCATCGACCACTTCGTCCCGCAGGGCGAGTGGGCGGCGCCCAGCGGCGTCCTGATGACCGTCGAGGTCACCTCGCGCGATGCGGACACCGACCAGCCCGACCGCGTCGAGAAGCCCGACGGCTACGCGCCCTCCGGTATCCCGGTCTACCTCCTCATCGACCGTGACGCCTGCTCGGTCACCGTCCATGCCGAACCCGAGGGCGGCTCGTACCGCAGCATCACCACGCGCCCCTTCGGCGCCGTTGTCGAACTCCCCGATCCGGTCGGCATCACGCTCGAGACGCAGAAGCTCAAGGACTACGCCGACTGA
- a CDS encoding helix-turn-helix domain-containing protein: MTEERPERPAEVDGTAHLFRALGKQLKVLRENAGLSQRELGVAVHCGEALISSIERGVRTPQPDLLERADELLAAGGVLKAAVEDVREAQAKSRTRHPDWFRDYAKAEAEAVALHVYSAQAVHGLLQTEEYARAVFTQRRPLLDEETVEKRVADRLARQQIFERWPLPTFSYVLEEALLQRPIGGQAAHERQLRQLLRIGRLRNVEFQVMPTEREEHPSLGGPFNLLTPRGRQQVAYIEIQGYPRLITDPEEVRIFTERYGIIRAQALTPRESLSLIEKTLGER, from the coding sequence ATGACGGAAGAGCGGCCGGAGCGGCCGGCTGAAGTGGACGGGACAGCGCACCTCTTCAGGGCGCTCGGTAAGCAGCTCAAGGTGCTGCGGGAGAACGCCGGGCTGAGCCAGCGGGAGTTGGGGGTGGCCGTCCACTGCGGGGAGGCTCTGATTTCCTCGATCGAGCGCGGCGTTCGGACACCGCAGCCCGATCTTCTGGAACGCGCCGATGAGTTGCTGGCTGCGGGTGGTGTGCTGAAGGCCGCCGTGGAGGATGTGCGGGAGGCCCAGGCGAAGTCCCGGACACGGCATCCGGACTGGTTCCGAGATTACGCCAAGGCAGAGGCAGAGGCCGTTGCCCTGCACGTCTACAGCGCTCAGGCTGTGCATGGCCTTCTGCAGACCGAGGAGTACGCGCGCGCCGTCTTCACTCAGCGGCGTCCGCTGCTCGACGAGGAGACCGTTGAGAAGCGGGTAGCCGACCGGTTGGCCCGTCAGCAGATTTTCGAGCGCTGGCCTCTGCCAACCTTCAGCTATGTGCTGGAGGAGGCGCTGCTCCAGCGGCCGATCGGCGGACAGGCCGCCCACGAGCGCCAGTTGCGCCAACTGCTGCGGATCGGCCGACTGCGGAACGTTGAGTTCCAGGTGATGCCTACCGAGCGCGAGGAACACCCGAGCCTGGGTGGCCCGTTCAACCTGCTGACACCCAGGGGGCGGCAGCAGGTTGCGTACATTGAGATCCAGGGATACCCGCGGCTGATCACCGACCCGGAAGAGGTTCGAATCTTCACCGAACGCTATGGGATTATCCGGGCGCAGGCTCTCACGCCCCGGGAGTCTCTGTCCCTGATCGAGAAGACGCTGGGAGAGCGATGA
- a CDS encoding CehA/McbA family metallohydrolase, translating to MCNDEHAQHAMDRRGLLVTGAAAALTLGTVSFAYAAPNEGAPANSEPSEVVRGTLPPGSPDFVYLPVEIPKGVREIHVAYSYERPVVPPGTQGNALDIGIFDERGTALGGKGFRGWSGGARTEFFIRADEATPGYIPGPVRAGTWYIALGPYTVSPQGLAYEVTITLRYGAPGKTPEPVYPPERAKGRGRAWYRGDCHLHSWYSDGKRTPAEIAALARAAGLDFINTSEHNTHSAHAHWADQAGDDLLILTGEEVTTRNGHVVALGTDPGTFVDWRYRARDNRFGHYAREIRRAGGLVVPAHPHATCIGCNWKFGFGEADAVEVWNGPFTPDDEVSLQSWDNTLVASVRSGKRWTPAMGNSDAHRDPDPIGTPQTVVLADDLTREAILEGIRAGRSYVAESKAVSLSFSAAGGRGRHAGIGERLHVDPDDPVTVRLEVAGAPGCSVRFVTDQGVLHTAALPASGAGTVEWGTTAQYAAYVRAEVRRPPAVPVLPGALAAFTNPVFLGG from the coding sequence ATGTGCAACGACGAACACGCACAACACGCGATGGACAGACGCGGACTGCTCGTGACGGGAGCAGCCGCGGCGCTTACGTTGGGCACTGTGAGCTTCGCGTACGCCGCGCCGAATGAGGGCGCCCCCGCCAACAGCGAACCCAGCGAGGTCGTGCGCGGCACGCTGCCGCCCGGCTCCCCCGACTTCGTCTATCTGCCGGTCGAGATCCCGAAGGGAGTACGCGAGATTCACGTCGCGTACTCCTACGAGCGGCCCGTCGTGCCGCCCGGCACCCAGGGCAACGCACTGGACATCGGCATCTTCGACGAGCGGGGCACCGCACTGGGCGGGAAGGGATTCCGCGGCTGGTCGGGCGGGGCGCGCACGGAGTTCTTCATCCGCGCCGACGAGGCGACACCGGGCTACATCCCGGGCCCGGTGCGCGCCGGCACCTGGTACATCGCGCTGGGGCCGTACACCGTCTCGCCGCAGGGCCTGGCATACGAGGTAACCATCACGCTGCGGTACGGCGCGCCCGGCAAGACCCCCGAGCCGGTCTACCCGCCCGAGCGGGCCAAGGGCCGCGGCCGCGCCTGGTACCGCGGGGACTGCCATCTGCACTCCTGGTACTCGGACGGCAAGCGCACTCCCGCCGAGATCGCCGCCCTCGCGCGCGCCGCCGGACTCGACTTCATCAACACATCCGAGCACAACACCCACTCCGCGCACGCCCATTGGGCCGACCAGGCGGGCGACGACCTGCTGATCCTCACCGGCGAGGAGGTCACCACCCGCAACGGCCATGTGGTCGCGCTCGGCACCGACCCCGGCACCTTCGTCGACTGGCGCTACCGGGCCAGGGACAACCGCTTCGGCCACTACGCCCGCGAGATCAGGCGGGCCGGCGGCCTGGTCGTCCCGGCCCATCCGCACGCCACCTGCATCGGCTGCAACTGGAAGTTCGGCTTCGGCGAGGCGGACGCGGTGGAGGTGTGGAACGGTCCGTTCACGCCCGACGACGAGGTCTCCCTCCAGTCCTGGGACAACACGCTGGTCGCGTCCGTACGCTCCGGAAAGCGCTGGACCCCCGCGATGGGCAACAGCGATGCCCACCGCGACCCGGACCCGATCGGCACCCCGCAGACGGTCGTGCTGGCCGACGATCTGACGCGCGAGGCGATCCTGGAGGGCATTCGCGCGGGACGCTCGTACGTCGCCGAGTCCAAGGCTGTGTCGCTCTCCTTCTCGGCGGCGGGCGGCCGCGGCCGCCACGCGGGCATCGGGGAACGGCTCCACGTCGACCCCGACGACCCGGTCACGGTCCGCCTGGAGGTGGCCGGCGCCCCGGGCTGCTCGGTCCGTTTCGTCACCGACCAGGGCGTGCTGCACACGGCCGCGCTGCCGGCGTCGGGGGCGGGAACGGTGGAGTGGGGCACGACGGCGCAGTACGCGGCGTACGTCCGCGCGGAGGTCCGCCGTCCCCCGGCGGTCCCGGTGCTGCCGGGCGCCCTGGCGGCGTTCACCAACCCGGTGTTCCTGGGGGGCTAG
- a CDS encoding ATP-binding protein, translating to MKAETATPIAEFTQRLSATRRGARLARHLAVHQLDGWGLPYGSDSSDAAALIVAELAANAVTHARVPGRDFELRLTLCPKTLRIEVSDARADREPAPRPPNPDSETGRGLLLVDALASAWGTADRVIGKTIWAELALR from the coding sequence ATGAAAGCCGAAACCGCCACCCCCATCGCCGAGTTCACCCAGCGCCTGAGCGCCACGCGGCGGGGCGCCCGCCTGGCCCGCCACCTCGCGGTCCATCAACTCGACGGCTGGGGGCTCCCGTACGGCAGCGACTCCTCCGACGCGGCCGCCCTGATCGTGGCTGAACTCGCGGCGAACGCGGTCACACACGCCCGCGTCCCGGGCCGGGACTTCGAACTGCGCCTCACGCTCTGCCCGAAGACTCTCCGTATCGAGGTCTCGGACGCCCGCGCCGACCGCGAACCAGCCCCGAGGCCACCGAACCCCGACTCGGAGACGGGCCGCGGCCTGCTGCTGGTCGACGCACTCGCCTCGGCGTGGGGCACGGCCGACCGCGTCATCGGCAAGACGATCTGGGCCGAACTGGCACTGCGGTGA
- a CDS encoding LLM class F420-dependent oxidoreductase, translating into MRIATTIFLTDETITPVRLARELEERGFAGLYLPEHTHIPVERSTPYPAGGELPPEYGRTLDPFIALGQAAAVTSRLGLGTGITLVAQHDPIDLAKQIATLDHLSGGRFTLGLGFGWNKEEAADHGVEWTTRRELGRDRMALMRALWAGEPTAYKGEFGSVRASYAYPKPVSGPRTLIGGAAGPKLFSHIAEYADGWLPIGGRGLTESVPVLREAWESAGRDPGALQIVPYAVLPTPGKLAHYAELGVEEVVLQLPPAGEGDVLRVLDEYGQYV; encoded by the coding sequence ATGCGGATCGCGACCACGATCTTCCTCACCGACGAGACGATCACGCCCGTACGGCTGGCGCGCGAGCTGGAGGAGCGCGGATTCGCCGGGCTCTATCTGCCGGAGCACACGCACATCCCGGTGGAGCGGTCGACTCCCTACCCCGCGGGCGGCGAACTGCCCCCCGAGTACGGCCGTACGCTCGACCCCTTTATCGCCCTCGGCCAGGCCGCGGCGGTCACTTCGCGGCTCGGCCTCGGCACGGGCATCACGCTCGTGGCCCAGCACGACCCGATCGACCTGGCCAAGCAGATCGCGACCCTCGACCATCTGTCGGGCGGGCGTTTCACGCTGGGCCTCGGATTCGGCTGGAACAAGGAGGAGGCCGCGGACCACGGCGTGGAGTGGACGACGCGACGCGAACTGGGCCGGGACCGGATGGCGCTGATGCGGGCGCTGTGGGCGGGCGAACCGACGGCTTACAAGGGCGAGTTCGGGTCAGTACGGGCGTCGTACGCCTACCCGAAGCCGGTGAGCGGCCCCCGCACCCTGATTGGGGGAGCGGCCGGCCCGAAGCTCTTCTCGCACATCGCGGAGTACGCGGACGGCTGGCTTCCGATCGGCGGCCGGGGACTTACGGAGTCGGTCCCGGTGCTGAGGGAGGCCTGGGAGTCGGCGGGCCGTGACCCGGGTGCGCTGCAGATCGTCCCGTACGCGGTCCTGCCGACGCCCGGCAAGCTCGCGCACTACGCGGAACTGGGCGTGGAGGAGGTCGTGCTGCAGCTCCCTCCGGCGGGGGAGGGCGATGTGCTGCGGGTGCTGGACGAGTACGGGCAGTACGTGTAG
- the helR gene encoding RNA polymerase recycling motor ATPase HelR, with product MHPLTTSAFDLPDHLSPKADPMLIAGDEQHFAAIAESLEQAIAELSDRLDAERRAPGGIGREAMERDLEIHRLTGRLRALRRFGLDLCLGHVVSADNPEPVYVGRLGLTDSAGRRLLIDWRSPAAEPFFGATHADPMGLASRRRYRWTRGRISDYWDEVFTSDGFVGHAALDDQSAFVASLGSNRSARMRDVLGTIQADQDAIIRAGSRGALVVDGGPGTGKTVVALHRSAYLLYSDPRLGHRRGGVLFVGPHQPYLAYVADVLPSLGEEGVQTCTVRDLVPQGAGAATETDPDVALLKSSANMVKAIETAVRFYEEPPTKGMTVTTHWSDIWLSADDWAEAFEAPGPGTPHNEARDQIWEELVTILLDKHDGDVSPDLFRKSLLHDKELISTLDGAWPLLEAADLVADLWSVPAYLRMCAPWLGRDDVSKLQREDAQAWTVSDLPLLDAARQRLGDPEASLRKRRHKASVAAERERMAGVIDNVLAADDDGEGAVTMLRGRDLQDSLIDETALPSAEPDLLAGPFAHIVVDEAQELTDAEWQMLLLRCPSRSFTIVGDRAQARHGFTESWQERLERIGLDRINVAPLSINYRTPEEVMAEAEPVIRAVLPDANVPTSIRSSDVPVVHGSVSDLDSILDTWLGAHADGIACVIGDPTFRATSRVRSLTPELSKGLEFDLVVLIDPEAFGKGIEGAVDRYVAMTRATRQLVILTSS from the coding sequence ATGCACCCCCTGACTACCAGCGCGTTTGACCTTCCCGACCACCTCTCCCCCAAGGCCGACCCGATGCTGATCGCCGGCGACGAGCAGCACTTCGCGGCCATCGCGGAGAGCCTCGAGCAGGCGATCGCCGAACTGTCCGACCGCCTCGATGCCGAGCGCAGGGCGCCCGGCGGCATTGGCCGGGAGGCGATGGAGCGGGACCTGGAGATCCACCGGCTGACCGGTCGTCTGCGCGCCTTGCGTCGCTTCGGCTTGGACCTGTGCCTCGGACACGTGGTCAGCGCGGACAACCCCGAGCCCGTGTACGTCGGACGGCTTGGCCTTACGGACAGCGCGGGCCGTCGGCTGCTGATCGACTGGCGCTCCCCCGCGGCTGAGCCGTTCTTCGGAGCCACCCACGCCGACCCGATGGGTCTGGCAAGCCGCCGCAGGTATCGCTGGACGCGCGGCCGGATAAGCGACTACTGGGACGAGGTGTTCACCTCGGACGGGTTTGTCGGGCACGCCGCGCTCGACGACCAGTCCGCCTTCGTCGCCAGCCTGGGCAGCAACCGGTCGGCCAGGATGCGAGACGTGCTCGGCACCATCCAGGCCGACCAGGACGCCATCATCCGGGCGGGATCCCGGGGCGCTCTTGTCGTCGACGGCGGTCCGGGTACGGGGAAGACCGTCGTCGCTCTGCACCGCTCCGCCTACCTCCTCTACTCCGACCCTCGCCTCGGTCACCGTCGGGGCGGCGTGCTGTTCGTCGGTCCGCACCAGCCCTACCTGGCCTACGTCGCCGACGTCCTCCCCAGCCTCGGAGAGGAGGGTGTGCAGACGTGCACCGTGCGGGACCTCGTCCCCCAGGGAGCCGGAGCGGCGACCGAGACCGATCCGGACGTGGCCCTCCTGAAGTCGTCCGCGAACATGGTCAAGGCGATCGAGACGGCCGTCAGGTTCTACGAGGAGCCGCCCACCAAGGGGATGACGGTCACGACCCACTGGTCCGACATCTGGCTGAGCGCCGACGACTGGGCCGAGGCCTTCGAAGCACCGGGACCAGGTACTCCGCACAACGAAGCACGGGACCAGATCTGGGAGGAGCTGGTCACGATCCTGCTGGACAAGCACGACGGCGACGTCTCGCCCGACCTGTTCCGGAAGTCGCTGCTGCACGACAAGGAACTGATCAGCACCCTCGACGGCGCATGGCCGTTGCTCGAAGCGGCTGACCTCGTCGCAGACCTGTGGTCGGTACCCGCCTATCTGCGGATGTGCGCTCCCTGGCTCGGTCGCGATGACGTGTCGAAGCTGCAGCGCGAGGACGCCCAGGCCTGGACGGTGTCCGACCTGCCGCTCCTGGACGCGGCACGGCAGCGGCTCGGCGACCCGGAGGCCTCACTGCGCAAGCGTCGGCACAAGGCCTCTGTCGCCGCCGAACGCGAGCGCATGGCCGGCGTCATCGACAACGTGCTCGCGGCCGATGACGACGGTGAAGGTGCGGTGACGATGCTGCGCGGACGGGACCTGCAGGACAGCCTGATCGACGAGACCGCGCTGCCCAGCGCCGAACCGGACCTGCTCGCCGGCCCGTTCGCGCATATCGTCGTGGACGAGGCACAGGAACTGACCGACGCGGAGTGGCAGATGCTGCTGCTCCGCTGCCCGTCTCGGAGCTTCACCATTGTCGGGGACCGTGCCCAGGCCAGGCACGGGTTCACAGAGTCGTGGCAGGAACGGCTCGAGCGGATCGGGCTCGACCGGATCAACGTGGCCCCCCTGAGCATCAACTACCGGACGCCGGAAGAGGTCATGGCGGAAGCCGAGCCGGTTATCCGAGCCGTGCTCCCGGACGCCAACGTACCGACCTCCATCCGCAGCAGCGACGTCCCCGTCGTACACGGATCTGTTTCGGATCTGGACTCGATCCTCGACACCTGGCTCGGTGCGCATGCCGACGGGATCGCCTGCGTCATCGGCGATCCCACATTCCGGGCGACGTCCCGCGTCCGGTCGCTGACCCCGGAGCTGTCGAAGGGGCTCGAGTTCGACCTGGTTGTTCTCATCGACCCAGAGGCGTTCGGCAAGGGCATCGAAGGAGCGGTCGACCGCTATGTCGCGATGACCCGAGCGACCCGGCAACTCGTCATCCTCACGAGCTCCTGA